From a region of the Acinetobacter larvae genome:
- a CDS encoding FKBP-type peptidyl-prolyl cis-trans isomerase, producing MSKALPVTVAVILGGVALVPIYFSSQKAAEAQTTAAVVSDASKPATAASASTTSNSTIAKVSYMLGYELGASQQVPPNIDGSALSNGIKDASNGKEPKYSEAELQAAFTEYKAQLLQEMEREAKISGAEGAKFLAENAKKPDVKTTATGLQYKITNPGTGKQPKADSMVTVHYKGQLISGKVFDSSYKKNQPIDFKLNEVIPGWTEGLQLLKEGGKATLYVPAKLAYGERSVPGIPANSTLIFDVELIKVK from the coding sequence ATGAGTAAAGCATTACCTGTTACTGTTGCTGTCATTCTTGGCGGTGTAGCACTTGTTCCGATTTATTTTTCTAGTCAAAAAGCTGCTGAAGCTCAGACGACTGCGGCAGTCGTCAGCGATGCATCTAAACCAGCCACAGCAGCAAGCGCCTCAACAACATCCAATAGCACGATTGCCAAAGTCAGCTATATGCTCGGTTATGAACTGGGTGCTTCACAACAAGTTCCACCAAATATCGATGGTTCTGCCTTATCGAATGGCATCAAAGATGCGTCGAATGGTAAAGAGCCTAAATATAGTGAAGCTGAACTACAAGCTGCTTTCACCGAATACAAAGCGCAACTCCTGCAAGAAATGGAGCGAGAAGCTAAAATTTCAGGTGCTGAAGGGGCCAAATTCCTCGCAGAAAATGCCAAGAAGCCTGATGTTAAAACGACTGCAACGGGTCTACAGTATAAAATTACCAATCCGGGTACTGGCAAGCAACCCAAAGCTGACTCTATGGTAACAGTGCACTATAAAGGGCAGCTGATCAGTGGCAAAGTATTCGATAGTTCATATAAAAAGAATCAACCCATCGACTTTAAACTAAATGAAGTTATTCCAGGTTGGACTGAAGGCTTACAACTTTTAAAAGAGGGTGGTAAGGCGACGTTATATGTACCTGCCAAACTTGCTTATGGTGAACGCAGTGTGCCAGGCATCCCAGCCAATAGTACCCTCATTTTTGATGTTGAACTGATCAAAGTGAAATAA
- a CDS encoding polysaccharide biosynthesis tyrosine autokinase, protein MNPNTQKNDDSLDLKELFFSLLAQWKLIILCISISLITALLYLRITPNIYSTDALVQVEDGKSAAASALLGQLGQLSSSVAQKSPAEAEIEILNSRLVLGQVIQNLNLDLRIDDDQNSPLQRLTQKRPYQVHYDPHAVSVQQQLAQFKIRKFDIPEAFLNQTLTLSFDQPQKFTLRYNDQVLLRAPLNQANTLHHAQGTWQIHIDSQNAQPKQNFKITKLAIPTAMNEFYQHYQVLEKAKLTGVIGLSYTGTDQQHITQVLNNVLQVYHQQNIERKTLEAKQTLNFLDKQLPELKQQLADSEIKFNKFREKHHTVDVTQESELLLKQNIELEKVKIELKQKYAEMASRYTNDHPLITEVNAQLNAINSKINELDVILKGLPELQRQYLQLYRDVMVNTELYTNLLNSYHQLKVAEAGEIGSVRIIDTAIKPVAPIKPLHSLVILFAICAGAFIGLILAALRNLFSVGLKDSHQIEQNLNLPVYATIPRSKIQENSRHLFKKRRPIPILAVKNSEDIAIESLRSIRTTIHFALNHARNNIIAISGPAPEVGKSFISANLATIFAQNNKKILLMDADLRRGYLHQYFNHQHSPGLSEFLSGQVDYAETIIQSHVKNLDFLPRGKSLHTPSELLTSTAFQTLLSTLSKQYDYIIMDTPPVLAVTDSLIISQYVGVNLVVVRYGKTQLRELALTQNRFEQVATKINGVIINDVQNIGAFGYSYNYIYSYQSHKEN, encoded by the coding sequence ATGAATCCGAATACTCAAAAAAATGATGATAGTCTTGACTTGAAAGAACTTTTTTTCTCTTTATTGGCGCAGTGGAAGCTCATTATACTGTGCATAAGCATCAGCCTTATCACCGCTTTACTCTATCTTAGAATTACGCCCAATATTTATTCTACGGATGCATTGGTACAAGTTGAGGATGGTAAAAGTGCCGCAGCTTCAGCTCTTTTGGGGCAACTCGGACAATTATCCAGTTCTGTTGCACAAAAATCTCCAGCTGAGGCAGAAATTGAAATTTTAAATTCCAGACTGGTATTGGGACAAGTCATTCAAAACCTAAATTTAGATCTTCGTATTGATGACGATCAAAACTCGCCTTTACAACGTTTGACCCAAAAAAGACCTTATCAAGTACATTACGATCCACATGCCGTCTCTGTGCAACAACAACTGGCACAATTCAAGATTCGTAAGTTTGATATTCCAGAAGCATTTCTCAATCAAACCTTGACACTCAGTTTTGATCAACCGCAAAAATTTACCCTACGCTATAATGATCAAGTGTTATTACGTGCGCCGCTCAACCAAGCCAATACTCTTCATCATGCACAAGGAACTTGGCAGATTCACATCGATAGTCAAAATGCGCAGCCTAAACAGAACTTTAAAATCACCAAATTGGCTATACCCACGGCGATGAACGAGTTTTATCAACATTATCAAGTATTAGAAAAAGCTAAGCTAACAGGTGTGATTGGCTTAAGTTATACCGGTACAGATCAACAGCATATTACTCAAGTCCTGAACAACGTTTTGCAAGTTTATCATCAACAAAATATCGAACGTAAAACACTCGAAGCCAAACAAACCCTCAACTTCTTAGACAAACAATTGCCTGAGCTCAAACAACAATTGGCAGATTCAGAAATAAAATTCAATAAATTTCGTGAAAAACACCATACTGTTGATGTAACCCAAGAATCAGAGCTGTTATTGAAACAAAATATAGAATTGGAAAAAGTAAAAATTGAACTCAAACAAAAATACGCCGAAATGGCATCACGCTATACCAATGATCATCCATTAATTACTGAAGTTAATGCTCAACTCAATGCAATAAACTCTAAAATCAATGAATTAGATGTAATCCTAAAAGGCTTACCCGAATTACAACGACAATATTTACAGCTCTATCGTGATGTCATGGTCAATACTGAACTGTATACCAATTTATTAAATAGTTACCATCAACTAAAAGTTGCAGAAGCAGGTGAAATTGGTAGTGTTCGCATTATTGATACCGCAATCAAACCTGTTGCCCCCATTAAACCATTGCATAGCTTAGTCATCTTATTTGCCATCTGTGCTGGCGCTTTTATTGGATTAATCCTTGCTGCATTAAGAAATCTATTTAGTGTTGGTCTTAAAGACAGTCATCAGATTGAGCAAAATCTAAACTTACCCGTCTATGCAACAATCCCGCGTTCAAAAATACAAGAAAATAGTCGCCATTTATTTAAAAAGCGCCGCCCCATCCCGATCCTTGCGGTTAAAAATAGTGAAGATATTGCTATTGAAAGCTTACGTAGTATTCGTACCACCATTCATTTCGCACTGAACCATGCGCGTAATAATATTATTGCGATCTCAGGTCCAGCCCCCGAAGTGGGTAAATCTTTTATCTCAGCTAATCTCGCCACAATCTTTGCGCAAAACAACAAAAAAATTCTATTAATGGATGCCGATCTGCGACGTGGTTACTTGCATCAATACTTTAATCATCAACATAGCCCCGGCTTATCTGAGTTCTTAAGTGGGCAAGTGGATTATGCTGAAACCATTATACAAAGTCATGTGAAAAATCTCGATTTTCTGCCACGCGGTAAAAGTCTACATACTCCCTCAGAGTTACTGACATCCACTGCATTTCAAACGCTACTCTCTACATTATCCAAGCAATACGACTACATCATTATGGATACACCACCAGTACTTGCAGTAACTGACAGCTTAATTATTTCACAATATGTTGGTGTGAATCTGGTCGTGGTCCGTTATGGTAAAACACAGTTACGTGAACTGGCACTCACGCAGAACCGTTTTGAACAAGTAGCAACTAAAATCAATGGTGTAATTATCAATGACGTACAAAATATCGGAGCGTTTGGTTACTCATATAATTATATCTACAGTTATCAAAGTCATAAGGAGAATTAA
- a CDS encoding low molecular weight protein-tyrosine-phosphatase: MQIQNILIVCMGNICRSPMAEYFLKQQFPKRHIYSAGIAALVAQAADQKSILAMQNFGIDIQQHRARQLQLEHLKTAELILVMSKRQQQLLETKWPFIKGRVFRLGHWQNANVEDPYQQDQIIFDQTCKQIKAYLADWQEHL; encoded by the coding sequence ATGCAAATTCAAAATATTTTAATTGTTTGTATGGGTAATATTTGTCGCAGCCCTATGGCTGAATACTTTCTCAAACAGCAATTTCCCAAACGACATATTTATTCTGCAGGCATTGCTGCCCTCGTCGCGCAAGCTGCTGATCAGAAATCCATTTTGGCCATGCAGAATTTTGGTATTGATATACAACAACATCGTGCCCGACAGCTACAGCTTGAACATCTCAAAACAGCAGAGCTCATTTTGGTCATGAGTAAACGTCAACAACAGCTATTAGAAACCAAGTGGCCTTTTATTAAAGGACGCGTTTTCCGTCTGGGACATTGGCAAAATGCCAACGTCGAAGATCCTTATCAGCAGGATCAAATTATTTTTGATCAGACCTGTAAGCAAATCAAAGCATATCTTGCTGATTGGCAAGAACATTTATAA
- the ampD gene encoding 1,6-anhydro-N-acetylmuramyl-L-alanine amidase AmpD — protein MPDAPNFQIEAGEVIGATTYHSPNFNARPTDTEIQLIVIHNISLPPAQFGGGYIQQFFQNQLDWSLHPYFKSIEGMKVSAHLLILRSGEVLQFVNLNDRAWHAGRSQYLGKEECNDYSIGIELEGSDDCDFSEAQYQSLSAVVAVIQQAYPKIKSHIAGHSDIAPVRKTDPGPHFDWLYFRSLLHARNNHVQKIG, from the coding sequence ATGCCCGATGCCCCAAATTTTCAGATTGAAGCCGGTGAAGTTATTGGTGCAACGACTTACCATTCGCCTAATTTTAATGCACGTCCTACAGATACTGAGATTCAGCTGATTGTTATTCATAATATCAGTTTGCCACCCGCTCAATTTGGTGGAGGATACATTCAACAGTTTTTTCAAAATCAGTTAGATTGGTCATTACACCCATATTTTAAAAGTATAGAAGGAATGAAAGTCTCTGCGCATCTGTTGATTTTAAGATCAGGTGAAGTCTTACAATTTGTCAATCTGAATGATCGAGCATGGCATGCAGGGCGTTCACAGTATTTGGGCAAAGAAGAATGTAATGATTATTCGATTGGAATTGAATTAGAAGGCAGTGATGATTGTGATTTTAGTGAAGCACAATACCAATCTTTGAGTGCAGTGGTTGCAGTTATACAACAGGCTTATCCTAAAATTAAATCGCATATTGCAGGGCATTCCGATATCGCACCTGTACGTAAAACCGATCCAGGTCCGCATTTTGATTGGCTATATTTCCGCAGCTTACTTCATGCGCGCAATAACCATGTGCAGAAGATCGGATAA
- a CDS encoding FKBP-type peptidyl-prolyl cis-trans isomerase, whose amino-acid sequence MKKIIIASLSFMTATASFASAPISDKSSTKDQVSYSYGYIMGRNNAEVLKDVNLNAFIVGVQQGAAEQKPALKEEQMAKVLTQYKKRSDAQQIAAFQALATKNAQNGEAFLKANAAKPEVKTTKSGLQYQVLKAGQGARPKANSTVTVQYEGRLLDGTIFDSSIAREQSVDFQVSQVIAGWTEGLQLMQEGASYRFFIPAKLAYGEIGSGDAIEPNSTLIFDIELVKVKP is encoded by the coding sequence ATGAAAAAAATAATCATTGCAAGCCTAAGCTTTATGACAGCGACTGCAAGCTTTGCAAGCGCACCCATTTCAGATAAAAGCTCGACCAAAGACCAAGTCAGCTATAGCTATGGCTATATTATGGGGCGAAATAATGCTGAGGTACTCAAAGATGTAAACCTCAATGCATTTATTGTAGGGGTACAACAAGGTGCAGCAGAACAAAAGCCTGCATTAAAAGAAGAACAAATGGCCAAAGTGCTCACACAATATAAAAAACGTAGTGATGCACAGCAAATCGCAGCCTTTCAGGCATTGGCGACTAAAAATGCCCAAAATGGCGAAGCATTCTTAAAAGCCAATGCAGCAAAACCAGAAGTCAAAACAACGAAATCAGGCTTGCAATATCAAGTTCTAAAAGCTGGACAAGGCGCTCGACCTAAAGCCAATTCAACTGTTACGGTTCAATATGAAGGTCGTTTATTAGATGGAACAATCTTTGATAGCTCTATTGCACGTGAACAAAGCGTTGATTTTCAAGTGAGCCAAGTCATTGCAGGATGGACTGAAGGTTTACAATTGATGCAAGAAGGTGCGTCATATCGCTTCTTTATTCCAGCTAAATTAGCTTATGGCGAGATCGGTTCAGGTGATGCGATCGAGCCCAACAGCACGCTTATTTTTGATATTGAACTGGTTAAAGTTAAACCTTAA
- the rph gene encoding ribonuclease PH: MRIDQRALDQLRDIKITRNYTRYAEGSVLIEFGHTKVLCTASIDHSVPRFLKGQGQGWVTAEYGMLPRSTHTRSDREAARGKQSGRTQEIQRLIGRSLRAMIDLKKLGEHTINIDCDVIQADGGTRTASITGAAVALVDAVNVLIEQKKIKQDPLKGLIAAVSVGIFQDQALLDLCYEEDSNCQTDLNVVMTQAGEFIEIQGTAEDKPFTREQCNSMLQLAEQGIKELIQKQKTALDW, from the coding sequence ATGCGTATAGACCAACGTGCCTTAGATCAATTACGTGACATTAAAATTACCCGTAATTATACCCGTTACGCAGAAGGATCAGTGCTTATCGAGTTTGGTCATACCAAAGTATTGTGCACTGCGAGTATTGATCATAGCGTGCCGCGTTTTCTCAAGGGGCAAGGTCAGGGATGGGTGACTGCTGAGTATGGCATGTTACCGCGTTCTACCCATACACGTAGTGATCGTGAGGCGGCACGTGGTAAACAAAGTGGTCGTACACAAGAAATTCAACGTTTGATTGGGCGTAGTTTACGCGCCATGATTGACCTCAAAAAACTCGGTGAACATACCATTAACATTGACTGTGATGTGATTCAAGCAGATGGTGGTACCCGTACCGCATCCATTACCGGTGCTGCAGTTGCACTGGTTGATGCCGTAAATGTTTTAATTGAACAAAAGAAAATTAAACAAGATCCTCTTAAAGGCTTAATTGCTGCGGTATCTGTTGGTATTTTCCAAGATCAGGCATTGCTGGATCTGTGTTATGAAGAAGATTCTAATTGCCAGACCGACTTAAACGTGGTGATGACCCAAGCGGGTGAGTTTATTGAAATTCAAGGCACCGCTGAAGATAAACCCTTTACGCGCGAACAGTGCAATAGCATGTTGCAACTTGCTGAACAAGGCATTAAGGAGTTGATTCAGAAACAAAAAACAGCATTAGATTGGTAA
- a CDS encoding LTA synthase family protein yields the protein MKLWQQQLIFLLVALLSVVIFFFTQEDIQRFLKFSSSYQQFRLYKYGFSIILNYALLCGFYLILRKTLATVLLSQFLIILLTFINTQKERYLSASLVPTDFFLLRETWIATPLPLKFGVLAIFALFIALFVYLYRKEKAEPSRHLILNVVSASLILGFFVAANFKNNFQAVCTKTDASTLCRYTTYLPNTRGEWAGDHLNIKNLGFSAFFFSKSIDQLKNKIYHGQPVSKEKIEQLFWPNGQPEQVAALAGDAAAPADELNTQAEASALIPSQATPILVNAEKTSNAHLPNIVFVMSESHWDAEQLDKRLPRNLTPHINRQQVSKILSPSFGGGTANVEFEVLTSLNVFMNQQELMYVAKIKRPIYSLANYFNDLGYQSTAMHNNGKYFYNRAAVYQHLGFHRFISIENMTTTENRKQFINQGGWATDDLIYHSIEQQLTHADQPQFIYAISVENHPMYHDDRFGKGEDLSHNPDLTAASRRQINTYMRGMQRADEKLQSLIDYAKTLERPTMIIFFGDHLPNLQKVYDEYHFFASDQQKQQKDQPKFFTTPLAVWSNFALDRQQFKADYIATPFLAPRLLTAAHLPLSPYYQYIQSVNQCYSAIHQIGLKHAKQCQPDAKQILADYQALNDDILYGKNYSYQLLQPAKTP from the coding sequence ATGAAATTATGGCAACAGCAGCTCATCTTTTTACTTGTCGCTTTGTTATCTGTAGTTATTTTCTTTTTTACCCAAGAAGATATTCAACGCTTTCTCAAGTTTAGCAGCAGCTATCAACAGTTTCGCCTGTATAAATATGGCTTCTCCATTATTTTAAATTACGCATTACTCTGTGGTTTCTATTTGATTTTACGTAAAACGCTAGCCACTGTTTTACTCAGTCAATTTTTAATTATTCTGCTGACCTTTATTAATACACAAAAAGAACGTTATCTTTCTGCCAGTTTAGTACCAACTGATTTCTTTTTATTACGAGAAACATGGATCGCCACCCCCCTGCCGCTAAAATTTGGCGTACTGGCAATCTTTGCTTTGTTTATTGCTTTGTTTGTTTATCTATACCGTAAAGAAAAAGCTGAGCCATCACGCCATCTGATTTTAAATGTAGTCAGTGCAAGCCTAATTTTAGGCTTTTTTGTAGCTGCCAATTTTAAGAATAATTTCCAAGCAGTATGTACCAAGACGGATGCTTCCACCTTATGCCGTTATACCACCTATCTACCCAATACCCGTGGGGAATGGGCTGGCGATCATCTCAATATTAAAAATCTCGGTTTTAGCGCGTTCTTTTTTTCTAAATCCATCGATCAACTCAAAAATAAAATTTATCACGGACAACCCGTGAGCAAAGAAAAAATTGAACAGCTCTTTTGGCCCAATGGTCAACCAGAGCAAGTGGCGGCTTTGGCAGGTGATGCTGCCGCACCAGCTGATGAGCTCAACACACAAGCCGAAGCCTCTGCACTTATACCTTCTCAAGCAACCCCGATTTTGGTCAATGCTGAAAAGACCAGCAACGCGCACCTTCCCAATATCGTTTTTGTGATGAGTGAATCGCATTGGGATGCGGAACAACTCGATAAGCGCCTACCACGCAATTTAACCCCGCATATCAATCGTCAACAGGTCTCTAAAATCCTGTCGCCAAGCTTTGGGGGGGGCACCGCAAATGTTGAATTTGAAGTATTGACCAGCCTCAATGTCTTTATGAATCAACAAGAACTAATGTACGTTGCCAAAATTAAACGTCCAATCTACTCTTTAGCCAATTACTTCAATGATTTAGGCTATCAAAGCACAGCCATGCACAACAATGGTAAGTATTTCTATAATCGTGCTGCTGTTTATCAACACCTTGGTTTTCATCGTTTTATTTCAATCGAAAATATGACGACCACAGAAAACCGTAAACAATTTATTAATCAAGGTGGCTGGGCAACTGATGATTTAATTTATCACAGTATTGAACAACAATTGACACATGCTGACCAACCGCAGTTTATCTATGCCATTAGTGTGGAAAATCATCCAATGTATCACGATGACCGCTTTGGCAAAGGTGAGGATCTCAGTCATAACCCTGATTTAACTGCCGCGAGTCGTCGTCAAATCAATACCTATATGCGTGGTATGCAACGTGCCGATGAGAAATTACAATCTCTGATCGACTATGCCAAGACCTTAGAACGTCCAACCATGATCATCTTCTTTGGTGATCATTTGCCAAACCTGCAAAAAGTTTATGATGAATATCATTTCTTTGCTTCAGATCAACAAAAGCAGCAAAAAGATCAGCCTAAGTTTTTTACCACGCCATTGGCTGTGTGGAGTAACTTTGCTTTAGATCGTCAGCAATTTAAAGCAGATTATATTGCGACACCTTTTTTAGCGCCCAGACTCTTAACTGCGGCCCACTTGCCTTTATCGCCCTATTATCAATATATTCAGTCTGTCAATCAGTGCTATAGCGCCATTCATCAAATTGGTCTCAAACATGCCAAACAATGTCAGCCGGATGCCAAACAAATCCTTGCCGATTACCAAGCATTAAATGATGATATTTTATATGGTAAAAACTATAGCTACCAATTATTACAACCTGCAAAGACCCCTTAA
- the nadC gene encoding carboxylating nicotinate-nucleotide diphosphorylase: protein MSISASLLQQSIQSNIQQALQEDIGTGDITALLTPEQQHATATVISREDMILAGQPWVDALIAHFDPTIVATWHQQDGQPVKANERFLTLTGKARSLLTIERSALNFIQCLSAVATKTAQYVQQLDGLSTKLLDTRKTLPGLRIAQKYAVAIGGGQNHRLGLFDAFLIKENHIMAAGGIAQAIAQARQIAADKPVEVEVENWDELEQALDAKADIIMLDNFSQQQMIDAVQYVAGRSKLEASGNITLHNLRSVASTGVDYISMGVLTKDVTAIDLSMRFQSI from the coding sequence ATGAGCATATCGGCTTCACTCTTGCAGCAATCAATTCAAAGTAATATTCAACAGGCATTACAAGAAGATATCGGCACTGGTGATATCACGGCACTGCTTACACCAGAACAACAACATGCGACTGCAACGGTTATCAGCCGTGAAGACATGATTTTAGCTGGACAACCGTGGGTAGATGCGCTCATTGCTCATTTTGATCCAACGATTGTTGCGACATGGCATCAACAAGATGGTCAACCGGTCAAAGCCAATGAACGCTTTCTTACCCTGACTGGCAAAGCCCGAAGTTTGTTGACTATTGAACGTAGTGCATTGAATTTTATTCAATGTCTGTCCGCTGTTGCCACCAAAACAGCACAGTATGTACAGCAACTCGATGGCTTGTCGACCAAACTCCTCGATACCCGTAAAACATTGCCAGGACTACGTATTGCACAAAAATATGCTGTTGCAATTGGTGGCGGACAAAATCATCGCTTAGGCTTATTTGATGCCTTTTTAATTAAAGAAAATCATATTATGGCAGCAGGTGGAATCGCCCAAGCGATTGCGCAAGCACGGCAAATCGCTGCGGATAAACCTGTAGAAGTTGAGGTCGAAAACTGGGATGAACTAGAGCAAGCATTGGATGCCAAAGCAGATATCATTATGTTAGATAATTTTAGTCAACAGCAAATGATTGATGCCGTTCAATATGTTGCAGGTCGAAGTAAACTTGAAGCTTCTGGTAATATTACGCTGCATAATTTACGCAGCGTTGCCAGTACTGGGGTCGACTATATTTCGATGGGTGTACTCACCAAAGATGTAACAGCAATTGATCTTTCCATGCGATTTCAAAGCATTTGA
- the murJ gene encoding murein biosynthesis integral membrane protein MurJ — protein sequence MALWRSTFIVSAMTMLSRVLGLVRDMVLLNVFGAGKDFDTFVVAFRIPNFFRRLFAEGAFSQAFIPVLTEYKTQKLHAEVQILISRVFGCLLLTMSLLTLVAMIAAPVIIYVYAPGFHDNAAKFDLAVSMFRLTIPYLMFMSLTAFASSILNSYGSFSTPAFAPVLLNIAMIAGAWWLAPHMAEPIQALGWAVVAAGVLQLAIQIPELWRKKLLIPPKIDFKHEGVDRILKLMLPALFGVSVTQINLLLNTIWASFMQDGSVSWLYSAERMTELPLGLIGVAIGTVILPSLSMRQAEQDQAKFKAMLDWAAKVIVLVGVPASIALFMLSTPIIQALFQHGEFTLRDTQMTALALQCMSAGVLAFMLIKVFAPGFYAMQDTKTPVRVGLMAVAANAILNVIFIGLFKLIGWEAEHMALGIASSGSALVNAGMLYYYLHRRNIYRFGRHWKKLFVQFAIANITMALALYYALTWYDTQAAQWLRIIEVVIFCIVGAAAYGIALLVTGFRPRHLKPE from the coding sequence ATGGCGCTGTGGCGATCCACCTTTATCGTGAGTGCAATGACCATGCTGTCACGGGTGTTGGGTTTGGTCCGTGATATGGTCTTGCTCAATGTATTTGGTGCAGGGAAAGATTTTGATACCTTCGTAGTGGCTTTTCGGATCCCCAATTTCTTTCGTCGGTTATTTGCTGAGGGGGCATTTTCCCAAGCGTTTATTCCAGTATTGACTGAGTATAAAACACAAAAATTACATGCCGAAGTACAGATTCTGATTAGCCGAGTCTTTGGGTGTTTATTGTTGACCATGTCTTTGTTGACCTTAGTCGCGATGATTGCAGCGCCTGTAATTATTTATGTATATGCACCGGGTTTTCATGATAATGCCGCCAAGTTTGATTTGGCTGTCTCAATGTTTCGTTTAACTATTCCTTATTTGATGTTTATGTCGCTGACTGCATTTGCCAGCAGCATCTTAAATAGTTATGGCTCATTTTCGACACCAGCATTTGCTCCAGTATTGCTCAATATCGCCATGATTGCTGGCGCATGGTGGTTGGCACCGCATATGGCAGAGCCTATTCAGGCTTTGGGGTGGGCTGTTGTGGCAGCGGGAGTACTACAACTGGCGATACAGATTCCTGAATTGTGGCGTAAAAAATTACTTATTCCACCCAAAATTGATTTTAAACATGAAGGGGTAGATCGCATCTTAAAGCTGATGTTACCGGCGCTATTCGGTGTCTCAGTGACGCAGATTAATTTATTGCTCAATACGATTTGGGCTTCGTTTATGCAAGATGGTTCGGTTTCTTGGTTATATAGTGCGGAACGCATGACGGAACTCCCATTGGGCTTGATTGGTGTTGCTATTGGCACAGTAATTTTGCCGTCCTTATCTATGCGTCAGGCAGAACAAGATCAAGCAAAGTTTAAAGCTATGTTGGACTGGGCAGCGAAGGTGATTGTTTTGGTGGGCGTGCCTGCCAGTATTGCGCTATTTATGTTATCGACACCTATTATTCAAGCCCTATTCCAACATGGTGAGTTTACGTTACGAGATACGCAAATGACAGCATTAGCCCTGCAATGTATGAGTGCTGGGGTGTTGGCTTTTATGTTGATTAAAGTATTTGCGCCAGGGTTTTATGCAATGCAAGACACCAAAACACCAGTACGTGTTGGTCTGATGGCTGTTGCTGCCAATGCAATTTTAAACGTGATTTTTATTGGTCTATTTAAGCTGATCGGCTGGGAAGCCGAACACATGGCATTGGGTATTGCTTCATCTGGTTCTGCCTTGGTTAATGCTGGCATGTTGTACTACTATTTGCATCGCCGTAATATTTATCGTTTTGGGCGGCATTGGAAGAAACTGTTCGTACAGTTTGCAATCGCCAATATTACCATGGCATTGGCGTTATATTATGCGTTGACATGGTATGACACCCAAGCGGCACAATGGTTACGTATCATAGAAGTAGTGATCTTTTGTATTGTTGGTGCGGCGGCCTATGGTATTGCTTTATTGGTTACAGGTTTCCGCCCACGCCATTTAAAACCAGAATAA